DNA sequence from the Pseudoduganella plicata genome:
TCGAAGGCGTGGCGCAGCTGGCCGCCACCGTGACGCCCCAGGGCGCGTGGTCCGGCGCGTTGCGCCTGCGCTGGTTCGGCCCGCGCCCGCTGGTCGAGGACAACAGCGTGCGCTCGCGCGCCAGCGCCACCCTCAATGGCCGCATCGGCTACCGCGTCAACCGCAGTACCCGGCTGGAGCTGGAGGCGTTCAACCTGGCGAACCGGCGCGCCGCCGCGATCGAGTATTACTACTCGTCGCGCCTCGCGAACGAAGCGCAGGCGCAGGACGACATCCACTTCCATCCGATCGAAGCGCGGTCGCTGCGGTTGACGTTGTCGCACAGCTTCTAGCGGCGTCGTACAATAAGCGATCTCCACGTCACCGAACTCACTCCATGGCCGCCCCAGTCTTCACTCCCCTCGAACAAGTCGGTATGGCCCTGCGCACGCAAGGCTATGCGCTGCTGGCGCCGGCCGACGTGGCCGCGCTGGCGGGCTCGCCGCTGGCCGAGCTGGCGCAGCTGACGCCCGCGTGGGACGAGCTGGAGCTGGACAGCTACCTGAAGGACGGCGGCCGTTACCGCCGGCGCCGTCATTCCTGCTTCGTGCAGGAAGGCGATGTGCTGGCGCAAACGGCGCACCGCGCGCACTGGCAGCCCGTCGAATACAACGCGCTGCATGGCGGGATGCACCGCATGTTCGCCCCCGTGCAGCCGGCCACCATCGAACAGCCGGGCTGGCAGGGCCTGTTGACGGCGCTGGGGCGCGTCTGCTCCGCCGTGCGGAACGAACGCACCTGGTACGTCGAGGCTCATCAGTTCCGCATCGACACGGCCGACGGCATCGGCCGCCCCACGCCGGAAGGCGCGCACCGGGACGGCGTCGATTTCGTCGCCGTGATCCTGGTGGGACGGCACGCCATCAAGGGCGGCGAAACGCGCATCTTCGAAGCGGACGGCCCGAATGGCAAGCGCTTCACGATGACCGAGCCGTGGACGATGCTGCTGCTCGACGACGCCGCCGTCATCCATGAATCGACGCCGATCCAGCCACTGGGGGAGCACGGTTATCGCGACACGCTCGTGCTGACCTATCGGGCCGGCGGCTTCCAGGGCGAACAACAATAGAGCATGCAGCTTGCGGCATGCAAGCCTGAATATCACCAGGGCGCGGCAGGCGCGCCACCGGCGCGCCGATTCCGCTATAGTCAAACGCATCAAGCAATGGGGGGCAGTCCGTGGACGCCAGCTATGAAATAGAACCGGGCGAGATCGAGATCCTCATCGTCGAGGACAGCCCGACACAGGCGGAGCGCCTGCGCCGCCTGATCCAGTCCGTCAAATACCGGGCCCGCGTGGCCGGCGACGGCCGTCTTGCGCTGGCGGCGATCCACGAACGCAAACCGCACCTGGTGCTGTCCGATATCGTCATGCCGGAGATGGACGGCTATGACCTGTGCCGCGCCATCAAGTCCGACGCCGGCCTGCGCGACATTCCCGTCATCCTCATCACGTCGCTGAACGACCCGAAGGACATCATCCGCGGTATCGAATGCGGCGCGGACAATTTCATCCGCAAACCGTATGCGGAAGACTACCTGCTGAACCGCATCGGTCACATGCTGGTCAACCAGAAGCTGCGCAAGAACCAGAACATGGAAGTGGGCATCGCCCTCTACCTGGGCGAGCAGAAGCACTTCATCAATGCCGAGCGTCAGCAGATCCTCGACCTGCTGATCTCCACCTACGAACAGGCCGTGCAGGTCAACAGCGAACTGCAGGCGCGCGAGCGGCAGGTGATCGAACTGAATATGCGCCTGGCGCACCACGCCGGGCAGCTGGAAACGATCAACCGCGAGATTGCGCTGAAAAACCTGGAACTGGCCGAGGCCAGCCGGATGAAGTCCGCATTCATCGCCAATATGTCGCACGAGCTGCGCACGCCGCTGAACGCCATCATCGGTTTCACAGGCGCGCTGTTGATGAAGCTTCCCGGCCCGCTGACGGCGGAACAGGACAAGCAGCTGAACACGATCCGCTCCAGCGCGCGTCACCTGCTCTCGCTGATCAACGACATTCTCGACGTGGCCAAGATCGAGGCGGGCAAGGTCACGCTGTCGATCGAGGCGGTCAAGTGCCAGGACCTGGTGCGCGAGGTCGCGGAAACGCTGCGCCCGCTCGCCACGCAGAAGGGGCTGTCGCTGGAGGTGGTGCTGGACGAAACGCCGATCACGCTGAACACGGACCGCCGCGCGCTGACGCAGATACTTATCAACCTCGCCAATAACGCCATCAAGTTCACGGACAAGGGCATGGTACGAGTCAGCCTGGGCCTGAGCAAACAGCCGGACGGAAAGCAGACCGTGGAGTTCTCCGTGGCCGACAGCGGTGCCGGCATCCGCACGGAGGACCAGGCCAAGCTGTTCCAGGCGTTCTCGCAGCTGGACTCCACGTCGACCCGTCATGCCGAGGGCGCCGGGTTGGGCCTGTACCTGTGCCAGAACCTGGCCAACGTGCTGGGCGGGTCGCTGTACTTCACCAGCGAATTCGGCAAGGGCAGCGTATTCACGCTGGCGCTGCTCCCCAAGGGCGGTGGCGGATAACGATGTCAGTTTCTGTCTTTGTTGCATCTGCACATAAGCCCGGCAGCACCAATTTGCTCATGAATCTGACGAAATAGCGCGCACGGTAGTTCTACGGTATTGCACCGCAACATAAATCGGATTATAGTTATTCCGTCTCCTCCAAGCGTTCTCCGAACAATTGGAATTCGCCCGCAGCCTTGGCTCGCGGGCATTTTTTTGGCGCGATGCTTCGTGACACCGGCAGTACCGGCCTTCACCTTGCAGTGACGCATCTTGCACCGCCGGTCCTGGATTGCTGCGTTCCCGGAATCGCCCGGCTTGCAGCGCACGCAGGGCGCAACGCGCCAACCTACGCTCCAATCCCAACCTCGCAAATGCTGCCGGCAGAACGCCAGCGCCTTCGCTCGCACCCGCCCGTACCGCGCCGGCAAGAGACAAATCCCGACGCATGATTCTTTCTCATCGATATGGAACAGCGACGAGTCCGGTCAGCCAGCATGAAGTTTAGACAAAGCCAATGCAACAGCTTGCGTTGGTGGCATGTCCGGGAATTATTCAAACGACCGATTTAGTTATATCAATCGTTTGATTTCTATGGTGTAATCCCGGCATGATTGACAAACTCACCCGTAAATCCCGCGCCGATGGCGAACAGTCGCGCGAACGCCTGCTGCTCGCCGCAATGAAGCTGTTCGGCGAACAGGGCTTTTCGCGCACGTCCACGCGCGAGATCGCACTGGCAGCCGGCGCCAACGTTTCTGCCATCAGCTATTACTTCGGCGACAAGGCCGGCCTGTACAAGGCGGCGCTGACGGACTACCTGCCGCCGCCCCAGAAAAACATCGAGATGTTCGACCAGCCCGGCTTTACGCTGCGGCAGGCGCTGGAAGGCTATTACGCGCAACTGCTGGGGCCGCTGCTGGAAGGCGACGAGGCCGAGCTGTGCCTGCGTCTGTGGCTGCGCGAGCTGCTGGAGCCGCGCGGCGTGTGGGCGGAGGAGCTCAATACCGGCATCCGCGCCGAGCACATGGCGTTTGCCGCCGTGCTGGCGCGGCACCTGGGCGTGCCGGTCGACGACGACGTGCACCGCCTCGTGCATGCGTGCGCCGCGTTCGGCGTCCACCTGATGATGGGGGGCGACGTGATCAAGGCACTGACGCCGCAGCTGCTGGCCGGGCCGGACGCGCTGCGCAACTGGATTCCCCGGCTGGCCGACTATGCGGAAGCGATCGTGCTGGCGGAACAGCAAAAACGACAAAAAGGAGCAGTATGAGGAACAGACACTGTGCGCTGGCCGTCGCGGCGGCACTCGCACTCTCCGGCTGCGGCCTGACCGGCCCGGCCAGGCAGGTCCCGGACGAGGCGCCGGTGCAGTGGCAGGCGCCGCTGCCGCATGGCGGCAGGGTGACGGAACTGTCGGGCTGGTGGCGCAGCCAGGGCGATCCCGTGCTGGCCCAGCTGATCGAGGCGGCGCAGGAAGTGAGTCCGACAATCGCGTCGGCCCGCTCGCGCATCGGCCAGGCCCGCGCCGAACGCACGGCCGCCGGTGCCGCGCTGGCGCCGGCAGTGAACGGCGTGGCGACATCGACCCGCACCAGCCAGCAGCAGGCCGAGACACCGTCCAACACGACATCGCAGGTGTATGCCCAGGCGTCGTGGGAGCTGGATATCTTCGGCGGCAACCGGGCCGCGCGCGATGCGGCGCAGGCGCGGCTGGACAGCGCGCAGGCGGGCTGGCATGACGCACGCGTGTCGGTGGCGGCGGAAACGGCCAACGAATACTACGGCCTGCGCGCCTGCGAGCAACTGCTGGCGGTGGCGCAGCAGGACGCCAGGTCGCGCGCCGACACGGCCCGGCTGACGGAGCTGACGGCGAAGGCCGGGTTCCAGGCGCCGGCAACGGCGGCGCAGGCCCGTGCCAGCGCCGCCGAGGCGAACAGCCGCGCCATCGCCCAGCGCGCCCAGTGCGACGTCAGCGTCAAGGCGCTGGTGGCGTTGACGGCCATCGATGAGCCCCAGCTGCGCAACCGCCTGGCCAGCGCCGCCCCGGCCGACGCACTGGCCGGGCTGTCGCCGGCGCAGGGCATCGCGCTGGCGCAACTGCCGGCGCAGACGCTGGCGCAGCGGCCGGACGTATTTACGGCCGAACGCGAGGTGGCCGCCGCCAGCTTCGAGGTGGTCGGCGCGCGCGCCCAGCGGTTCCCGCGCCTGACGCTGGCCGGCGCGGTAGGCCGTGGCCGCGTGCACGTGGCAGGCGAGAACGTCACGGCCAATACGTGGAACATCGGCCCGGTGCAGTTGTCCGTGCCGCTGTTCGACGCCGGCACACGCCGCGCCAACGTGGACGCAGCGCGGGACCGCTACGAGGCCGCCGTGAGCAGCTACCGCGGCACCGTGCGCCAGGCCGTGCGCGAAGTGGAGGAAGCGCTGGTCAACCTGCAAAGCACCGACGAACGCGCCGCCGACGCGCGCACGGCGCTGGAAGGCTATCGCAGCGCGTTCGTGGCAACGGAAGACCGCTACAAGAACGGCATGGCAAGCCTGCTGGAACTGGAAGACGCCCGGCGTACGCGCCTGGCCGCGGAAAACGCGATGGTCAGCCTGCAGCGCGAGCGCAGCGCCGCCTGGATCGCCCTGTACCGCGCAGCGGGAGGCGGCTGGACCCGCCCCGCCCAACAATAATGGACACGCATATGAACAACACCAAAACCATCGTATTGGCCGTGCTGGCCGTGTGCATCGCCGCAGGCGGCGGCATGGCCGCCATGAACGCTTCCGCCGCCAAGGAAGAGAAGAAACCGGCCCAGACACCGGCACTGACGGTCACCACGATCCGCCCGACCACCGCGTCGCTGCCCCTGCAGCTGACCGCCAACGGCAATGTCGCGGCCTGGCAGGAAGCCGTCATCGGCAACGAATCGAACGGCCTGCGGCTGACGGAAGTGCGCGTCAACGTGGGCGACGTGGTGAAAAAAGGCGAAGTGCTGGCCGTGTTCTCGGCCGATACCGTCAATGCGGAAGTGGCCCAGGCACGGGCAGCGCTGGCCGAAGCGCAAGCCAATGCCGCCGAAGCGCAGGCCGACGCCCGCCGCGCGCGCGCGGTACAGGCCAGCGGTGCGCTGTCGGAGCAGCAGATCAGCCAGTACCTGACGGCCGAGCAGACGGCGAAGGCGCGCATCGAATCGGCGCGCGCCGTGCTGGCCGCGCAGCAGCTGCGCCTGAAATACACGCAGGTCGTGGCGCCCGATGCGGGCGTGATCTCGGCGCGCAGCGCGACCGTCGGTTCCGTCGTGGGCGCCGGCACGGAACTGTTCAGGATGATCCGCCAGGGCCGCCTGGAATGGCGCGCCGAAGTCATGGCGGCGGACCTGAAGAACATCCGTATCGGCGGCACGGCCAGGGTCAAGGCGGCCAATGGCAGCGAGCTGACGGGCAAGGTGCGCATGGTCGCGCCCACCGTCGATCCGCAGACGCGCGTCGCCCTCGTCTACGTCGACCTGCCGCCGGACCTGAACCGCAACGCGCCGTTCAAGGCCGGCATGTTCGCCACGGGCCAGTTCGAGCTGGGCAAGTCCGATGCGCTGACGTTGCCGCAGCCGGCCGTCGTCGTGCGCGACGGCTTCCCGTACGTGTTCCGCCTCAATCCCGATTCGCGCGTCAGCCAGGTCAAGATCCGCACGGGCCGCAGGCTGGGCGACCGCATCGAGGTGACGGGCCTGACCGCCGACACGCAGGTCGTGCTGAGCGGCGCCGGCTTCCTCAACGACGGCGATCTGGTGCGCACCGTTGCTGCCCCGGCTGCACACTCGGCCACGGCGCCGGCCGTCGCCAGCAAATAAGGAAGAACGATGAACTTCTCCGCCCTGTCGATCAGGAACCCGATCCCCGCGATCATGCTGTTCGTGCTGCTGACCCTTGCCGGCCTGCTGGCCTACAAGGCCAATCCGGTACAGGACTTCCCGGATATCGAACTGCCCATCGTTACCGTCTCGGCCAACCTGCCCGGCGCCGCGCCGGCGCAGCTGGAAACGGAAGTGGCGCGCAAGATCGAGGACTCCGTCGCCACGCTGCAAGGCGTCAAGAACATCTATACCAAGGTGCTCGACGGCGACGCCAACGTCACCGTCGAATTCGTCCTCGAGAAGAACCTGTCGGACGCCGTGAACGAAGTGCGCGACGCCGTCACGCGCGTCAAGGCCGACATGCCTGCCGAACTGCGCGATCCGATCGTCAGCAAGGTCTCCACCGCCGGCCGCGTCGTGCTGACGTTCGTCGCCACCGCGCGCACCACGGGCGGCACGAAGATGGACGATGCCGACCTGTCCTGGTTCGTCGACAACACCGTGTCGAAGCGCCTGCTGGCGGTGCCCGGCGTCGGCTCGGTCAGCCGGGTGGGCGGCGTCAACCGCGAAATCCGGGTAGAACTGGACGACGAGCGCATGGCGGCGCTGCGCGTGTCCGCACTGGACGTATCGCGCCAGCTGCGCCAGGTGCAGCGCGAAGCGCCGGGCGGACGCGGCGACGTCAGCGGCGCCGAGCAGTCCGTGCGCACCATTGCCACCGTCAAGTCGGCACAGGAGCTGGCCGCCATCGACATCCCCCTGGGCGACGGCCGCCACGTGCGGCTGGACCAGGTGGCCACCGTCACCGACACCGTCGCCGAATCGCGCGCCGTGGCCACGCAGGACGGCAAGGCCGTCGTCGCGTTTGAAGTGTTTCGCACCAAGGGCGCCAGCGAAACGGCCGTCGCGGACGGCGCGCGCGCTGCCGTCGCGAAGCTGCGCGGCGAGTTTCCCAACATCGATCTGAAGGAGTCGATCGACAACGCCTCGCCGGTCGAGGAAAACTTCGAAGGCTCGATGGAACTGCTGTACGAAGGCGCGATCCTGGCCGTTCTCGTCGTCTGGTGGTTCCTGCGCGACTGGCGCGCGACCATCGTGGCCGCGGCGGCACTGCCGCTGTCCGTGATGCCGGCGTTCCTCGGCATCTACTGGTTCGGCTATACGCTCAACACGGTGACGCTGCTGTCGCTGGCGCTGGTCGTCGGCGTGCTGGTCGACGATGCGATCGTCGAGATCGAAAACATCGAACGCCATCTGCGCATGGGCAAGACACCGATGCAGGCGGCACTGGAAGCGGCCGATGAAATCGGCATGGCCGTGATCGCCACGACTTTCGCCCTGGTGGCCGTGTTCCTGCCGACGGCCTTCATGGGCGGCATCCCCGGCAAGTTCTTCAAGCAGTTCGGCTGGACGGCCGTGCTGGCGGTGCTGGCGTCACTGGTCGTGGCACGGCTGCTGACACCGATGATGGCGGCCTACCTGCTGAAACCGAAGGAGCACAAGGAGGAGAAGGACGGCTGGCTGATGACGCGCTACATGCGCACGATGAAGTGGTGCCTGAATCACCGCGGCATCACGGCCATCGCCTCGGCTGTGTTCTTCGTCGCCTCGATCATGCTGGTGGGCCTGCTGCCGACGGGCTTCGTGCCGCCGGCGGATCGCGACCAGACGCAGGTCAACCTGGAGCTGCCGCCCGGCTCCACGCTGGCACAGACCCGGCTGGTGGCCGAGCAGGCGCGCCAGGCGGCGATGTCCGTGCCCGGCGTCACGGGCGTGTACAGCTCCGTGGGCGGCGGCTCCTCGGGCGACGCGTTCGCGCCCGGTGCGGCGGCGGAAGCGCGCCGTGCCGTGCTGACCATCACGACGATCCACCGCACGGAGCGCGACGAATCGATGGGCGAGATCGACAGCCTGCTGCGCAGTAAACTGTCCGCCGTGCCCGGCGCCCGCTTTACCGTGGGCCCGCCGGATACGGGCGTCAAGATGCAGCTGGTGCTGCAGTCGGAAGATCCGATCGCGCTGATGGGCGCCGCACAGAAGGTCGAGCGCGAACTGCGCACGCTGCACGGCATCGGCAACGTCACGTCGAGCGCCTCGCTCGTGCGCCCCGAAATCATCGTGCGGCCGGACTTTGCCCGCGCCGCCGACCTGGGCGTGACCGCCAGCGCCATCGGCGAGACCGTACGCGTGGCCACCGCGGGCGACTACGACTTCGACCTGACGAAGATGAACCTGCCCGAGCGGCAGGTGCCGATCCGCGTCAAGCTGCCGGACGCCGTGCGGGCCGACCTGGATGCCATTGGCCGCCTGACGGTGCCAGGCACGAACGGCCCCGTGCTGCTGGCGAACGTGGCCACCATCACGATGGAAAGCGGCCCGGCCCAGATCGACCGCCTGAATCGCAGCCGCAACGTGACCCTGGACGTGGAGCTGGGCAACCGCTCGCTGGGTGAGCTGAACCAGGAGGCGCGCGCACTGCCGTCGATGCAGAACCTGCCGCCGTCCGTCAAGATCGCGGAGCTGGGCGACGCGCAGGAAATGGCGTCGCTGTTCGCCAGCTTCGGCCTCGCCATGGCGATCGGCGTGCTGTGCATCTACGGCGTGCTGGTACTTCTGTTCAAGGACTTCATGCAGCCGGTGACGATCCTGGCGGCGCTGCCGCTGTCCATCGGCGGCGCCATCGTGGCGCTGCTGGTCACGGGGCGCGCGCTGTCGATGCCGTCGATGATCGGCCTGATCATGCTGATGGGGATCGTGACGAAGAATTCGATCCTGCTGGTGGATTACGCGATCCTGGCGCGCCAGGCCGGCATGAGCCGCTTCGATGCGCTGGTGGACGCCTGCCACAAGCGCAGCCGCCCGATCCTGATGACGACCATTGCCATGGGCGCGGGCATGATGCCCCTCGCCCTGGGCCTGGGCGCGGACCCGAGCTTCCGTTCGCCGATGGCGATCACGGTGATCGGCGGTCTGATCACGTCGACGTTACTGAGCCTCCTGGTGGTGCCGGCCGTGTTTACGTACGTGGACGACCTGGAGCACCTGCTGCGACGCACCGCGCGCAAGCTGCGCCGCCATCCACATCCCGGGCATCCGCACGGACAGCATGGGGTGGATGCGGTGGGCAATCCGGTGCCGCGCAATATTGGCGGGCACGGGCACTGAATGCGAGGGGAGCCTGTCCCATTGTCGTCGGAACAGGCGACACGCTATTTCTTCACTCGCGGTTCGGGTAATTCTTCCATCGCAATGGCGGCCAGGTCGAGCAGGCTTTGCAGCTCGGCGGCACGCAGCTTGCGCGGCTCGCGGTCGATCACGCACAGCGTGCCAAGCGCGTTGCCGGCCGCGTCGCGCAGCGGCACGCCGGCATAAAAGCGGATGTGCGGATCGGCCAGCACGAGCGGATTGCTGCGGAAGCGCTCGTCCGCGGCAGCATCTTCGACCACGAACGCCCCTTCGGCCAGGATGGCGTGCGAGCAGAACGCCCACTCGCGCGGCGTCTCCCGCGCATCCAGCCCCACGCGCGCCTTGAACCACTGGCGCTGCGCCGTGAGCAGCGAAATCAGCGCGATCGGCGACCCGGTCACGGCTGCGGCCAGCCGAACGATGCGGTCGTAACCGGCTTCCGGCGGTGTATCGATGAGGCCCGATGCAGCCAGCGCTATCAGCCGGGATGCTTCGTCCTTGCCGGCCGGGTAGTCCGGTGCCGGCAGCGGCCGGAATTCCTCGGACGTCAGGTCCGACATCGCCACTTCGACAGCCCGCCCTGCCGCCCCCGGCGGCGCCTGCTGCTCCGCCGGCTCCATCAGCCGTGCAATACGGCTAAGCCGCGTGCGCCGGTGCCCGCCTGGCGTTTTCCACGATTCGATCGCGCCGCTTTCCATCCATAACTGTACGGTACTGGTTGCAACGCCCAGCAGACGTGCTGCCGCGCTGGTTGTCAGGATGGGATCTTCGTCCACGGGGATCAGGGTAGAGTTGCTTTTCATAAACTCCGAGTATACCCGTTCAAACGAAATTTGAGAATTTTGATGATGAACCGATTCTGAACCAAAAATCCGTAAAATTTAGGTTGCGTTAAGGCAATTTTCAGTCCATTATTGATCATATTCGTCAAATCAGACCATGGGAAACATGAACGCATTCAGAAACGCCACGATTGCAACGAAACTGTACACAGCATTCGCGCTCGCGCTGCTGTTTACCTTCGCGCTGGCCATTACTGCGATCTCGCAGGTCCGCATGATCGACGGCGCCCTGGTCAATGCCGAGACGCTGCGCCGCGACCAGCTCGACCCGCTGTACGACGCCCGCGAAGCGCTCGACCAGACCGGCATGGCGGCGCGCAATGCGTTCATTTTCAACGATGCGGCAGCGGCCCGCCGCGAGCTGGACATCGTCGACGAACAGAAGGCTGTCTACCTCGCCGCACTGGCCAAGCTCGACCCGGCGCTGCACGACAATCCGGCGTATCAGAAAGTACGCGCGGGCCTGACGCAGATGGCCAAGGAACTCGAACGCCCACGCCAGTACCGCGCCGCCGACGACATGACACGCTTCGGCACGTTCCTGGTCGAGGAATGCAGCCCGCTGCGCCGCCAGATCGTGGCCGACATCAACGTGCTGCTGCGCGACCTGCAACAGCGCACGGCGGCGGCCAGCGCCGTCACCAATGCGCGCGCGGCCGATGCGCAGAACTGGATCGTCACGCTCAGCATCCTCAGCGCCGTCGTCTGCACGACCATCGGCACGACCATCGTGCGCGGCCTGCTCCGCCAGCTGGGCGGTGAACCCCGCTACGCGGCCAGCGTGGCCCGCGGCATCGCCCGCGGTGAACTGCACCGCGAAGTCGACACGGCCCGGGCCGCGCCGGACAGCCTGCTGCATGCGATGAGCGGCATGCGCGACAGCCTGTCCGATATCGTTACCCGCGTGCGCGGCGGCACCGATGCCATTGCCTCCGCATCGGCGGAGATCGCGTCCGGCAACCTGAATCTGTCGGAACGTACGGAACGCCAGGCCACCTCGCTGACCGACGTGGCGGTCTCGATGAAGCAGCTGATCGCCTCCGTGAACCG
Encoded proteins:
- a CDS encoding TetR/AcrR family transcriptional regulator translates to MIDKLTRKSRADGEQSRERLLLAAMKLFGEQGFSRTSTREIALAAGANVSAISYYFGDKAGLYKAALTDYLPPPQKNIEMFDQPGFTLRQALEGYYAQLLGPLLEGDEAELCLRLWLRELLEPRGVWAEELNTGIRAEHMAFAAVLARHLGVPVDDDVHRLVHACAAFGVHLMMGGDVIKALTPQLLAGPDALRNWIPRLADYAEAIVLAEQQKRQKGAV
- a CDS encoding hybrid sensor histidine kinase/response regulator — protein: MDASYEIEPGEIEILIVEDSPTQAERLRRLIQSVKYRARVAGDGRLALAAIHERKPHLVLSDIVMPEMDGYDLCRAIKSDAGLRDIPVILITSLNDPKDIIRGIECGADNFIRKPYAEDYLLNRIGHMLVNQKLRKNQNMEVGIALYLGEQKHFINAERQQILDLLISTYEQAVQVNSELQARERQVIELNMRLAHHAGQLETINREIALKNLELAEASRMKSAFIANMSHELRTPLNAIIGFTGALLMKLPGPLTAEQDKQLNTIRSSARHLLSLINDILDVAKIEAGKVTLSIEAVKCQDLVREVAETLRPLATQKGLSLEVVLDETPITLNTDRRALTQILINLANNAIKFTDKGMVRVSLGLSKQPDGKQTVEFSVADSGAGIRTEDQAKLFQAFSQLDSTSTRHAEGAGLGLYLCQNLANVLGGSLYFTSEFGKGSVFTLALLPKGGGG
- a CDS encoding efflux RND transporter periplasmic adaptor subunit, giving the protein MNNTKTIVLAVLAVCIAAGGGMAAMNASAAKEEKKPAQTPALTVTTIRPTTASLPLQLTANGNVAAWQEAVIGNESNGLRLTEVRVNVGDVVKKGEVLAVFSADTVNAEVAQARAALAEAQANAAEAQADARRARAVQASGALSEQQISQYLTAEQTAKARIESARAVLAAQQLRLKYTQVVAPDAGVISARSATVGSVVGAGTELFRMIRQGRLEWRAEVMAADLKNIRIGGTARVKAANGSELTGKVRMVAPTVDPQTRVALVYVDLPPDLNRNAPFKAGMFATGQFELGKSDALTLPQPAVVVRDGFPYVFRLNPDSRVSQVKIRTGRRLGDRIEVTGLTADTQVVLSGAGFLNDGDLVRTVAAPAAHSATAPAVASK
- a CDS encoding efflux transporter outer membrane subunit produces the protein MRNRHCALAVAAALALSGCGLTGPARQVPDEAPVQWQAPLPHGGRVTELSGWWRSQGDPVLAQLIEAAQEVSPTIASARSRIGQARAERTAAGAALAPAVNGVATSTRTSQQQAETPSNTTSQVYAQASWELDIFGGNRAARDAAQARLDSAQAGWHDARVSVAAETANEYYGLRACEQLLAVAQQDARSRADTARLTELTAKAGFQAPATAAQARASAAEANSRAIAQRAQCDVSVKALVALTAIDEPQLRNRLASAAPADALAGLSPAQGIALAQLPAQTLAQRPDVFTAEREVAAASFEVVGARAQRFPRLTLAGAVGRGRVHVAGENVTANTWNIGPVQLSVPLFDAGTRRANVDAARDRYEAAVSSYRGTVRQAVREVEEALVNLQSTDERAADARTALEGYRSAFVATEDRYKNGMASLLELEDARRTRLAAENAMVSLQRERSAAWIALYRAAGGGWTRPAQQ
- a CDS encoding GAF domain-containing protein, with product MKSNSTLIPVDEDPILTTSAAARLLGVATSTVQLWMESGAIESWKTPGGHRRTRLSRIARLMEPAEQQAPPGAAGRAVEVAMSDLTSEEFRPLPAPDYPAGKDEASRLIALAASGLIDTPPEAGYDRIVRLAAAVTGSPIALISLLTAQRQWFKARVGLDARETPREWAFCSHAILAEGAFVVEDAAADERFRSNPLVLADPHIRFYAGVPLRDAAGNALGTLCVIDREPRKLRAAELQSLLDLAAIAMEELPEPRVKK
- a CDS encoding methyl-accepting chemotaxis protein, with the translated sequence MNAFRNATIATKLYTAFALALLFTFALAITAISQVRMIDGALVNAETLRRDQLDPLYDAREALDQTGMAARNAFIFNDAAAARRELDIVDEQKAVYLAALAKLDPALHDNPAYQKVRAGLTQMAKELERPRQYRAADDMTRFGTFLVEECSPLRRQIVADINVLLRDLQQRTAAASAVTNARAADAQNWIVTLSILSAVVCTTIGTTIVRGLLRQLGGEPRYAASVARGIARGELHREVDTARAAPDSLLHAMSGMRDSLSDIVTRVRGGTDAIASASAEIASGNLNLSERTERQATSLTDVAVSMKQLIASVNRNADYAAEASKVAESAARVSQQGGSAVEGIVTTMNLINESSRKIVDIIGVIDGIAFQTNILALNAAVEAARAGEQGRGFAVVASEVRNLAHRSAAAAKEVKALIEDSVSKVGAGTELVGHAGHTMRDVVDGIGRVTQIMAEISDATRTQSKDIQNVDIAIVQLDDMTMQNAALVEQAAAAAQALRTQAADLAGVVNTFQLQEEPHAGRLALTA
- a CDS encoding 2OG-Fe dioxygenase family protein, producing MALRTQGYALLAPADVAALAGSPLAELAQLTPAWDELELDSYLKDGGRYRRRRHSCFVQEGDVLAQTAHRAHWQPVEYNALHGGMHRMFAPVQPATIEQPGWQGLLTALGRVCSAVRNERTWYVEAHQFRIDTADGIGRPTPEGAHRDGVDFVAVILVGRHAIKGGETRIFEADGPNGKRFTMTEPWTMLLLDDAAVIHESTPIQPLGEHGYRDTLVLTYRAGGFQGEQQ
- a CDS encoding efflux RND transporter permease subunit, which encodes MNFSALSIRNPIPAIMLFVLLTLAGLLAYKANPVQDFPDIELPIVTVSANLPGAAPAQLETEVARKIEDSVATLQGVKNIYTKVLDGDANVTVEFVLEKNLSDAVNEVRDAVTRVKADMPAELRDPIVSKVSTAGRVVLTFVATARTTGGTKMDDADLSWFVDNTVSKRLLAVPGVGSVSRVGGVNREIRVELDDERMAALRVSALDVSRQLRQVQREAPGGRGDVSGAEQSVRTIATVKSAQELAAIDIPLGDGRHVRLDQVATVTDTVAESRAVATQDGKAVVAFEVFRTKGASETAVADGARAAVAKLRGEFPNIDLKESIDNASPVEENFEGSMELLYEGAILAVLVVWWFLRDWRATIVAAAALPLSVMPAFLGIYWFGYTLNTVTLLSLALVVGVLVDDAIVEIENIERHLRMGKTPMQAALEAADEIGMAVIATTFALVAVFLPTAFMGGIPGKFFKQFGWTAVLAVLASLVVARLLTPMMAAYLLKPKEHKEEKDGWLMTRYMRTMKWCLNHRGITAIASAVFFVASIMLVGLLPTGFVPPADRDQTQVNLELPPGSTLAQTRLVAEQARQAAMSVPGVTGVYSSVGGGSSGDAFAPGAAAEARRAVLTITTIHRTERDESMGEIDSLLRSKLSAVPGARFTVGPPDTGVKMQLVLQSEDPIALMGAAQKVERELRTLHGIGNVTSSASLVRPEIIVRPDFARAADLGVTASAIGETVRVATAGDYDFDLTKMNLPERQVPIRVKLPDAVRADLDAIGRLTVPGTNGPVLLANVATITMESGPAQIDRLNRSRNVTLDVELGNRSLGELNQEARALPSMQNLPPSVKIAELGDAQEMASLFASFGLAMAIGVLCIYGVLVLLFKDFMQPVTILAALPLSIGGAIVALLVTGRALSMPSMIGLIMLMGIVTKNSILLVDYAILARQAGMSRFDALVDACHKRSRPILMTTIAMGAGMMPLALGLGADPSFRSPMAITVIGGLITSTLLSLLVVPAVFTYVDDLEHLLRRTARKLRRHPHPGHPHGQHGVDAVGNPVPRNIGGHGH